Proteins encoded by one window of Pyrinomonadaceae bacterium:
- the ribB gene encoding 3,4-dihydroxy-2-butanone-4-phosphate synthase, translating into MSFASIPDAAADIREGRMVIIVDDEDRENEGDLVCAAEKVTPEVINFMARHARGLICLPLTEDRCDELHLAPQVADNTSFLGTAFTVSIEARRGVTTGISAADRATTILTAVDSRTKPQDLARPGHVFPLRAKKGGVLVRPGQTEAAVDIARIAGLYPAGVICEIMNEDGTMARLPQLKDFAVTHGLKIITVADLVRYRIQKEVLVRRAVETDLPTVYGKFRAIAFENTINGDVHLAMVMGDVRTDDPVMVRVHTENVTCDMFGSTIDDTGYQLRRALEKIAEAGQGVVLYLRQSEHGLDLIHQLRTYALMQERGASKREASAETGYGLNRDYGIGAQILHELGLRRILLLTNHPPKISAIEGFELEVVGNVPLGSPATNESALSSIADLVAKSTD; encoded by the coding sequence ATGTCTTTTGCTTCCATTCCCGACGCCGCTGCCGACATTCGCGAAGGGCGAATGGTCATCATCGTGGATGATGAAGACCGCGAGAATGAAGGCGATCTGGTCTGTGCGGCTGAGAAAGTCACTCCTGAAGTCATCAACTTTATGGCGCGACACGCGCGCGGTCTGATCTGTCTGCCGCTGACCGAAGATCGCTGTGACGAATTACATCTGGCGCCGCAGGTTGCCGACAACACTTCTTTTCTCGGGACTGCGTTCACGGTTTCAATCGAAGCTCGCCGTGGCGTGACCACCGGTATCTCCGCTGCCGATCGCGCGACGACGATTTTGACGGCCGTCGATTCGCGTACGAAGCCGCAGGACCTGGCGCGACCGGGCCATGTGTTTCCGCTCCGCGCGAAGAAAGGCGGCGTGCTCGTGCGCCCCGGCCAGACGGAAGCGGCCGTGGACATCGCGCGTATTGCCGGTCTTTATCCCGCCGGCGTCATCTGCGAAATCATGAACGAAGACGGCACGATGGCGCGTCTGCCCCAACTCAAGGACTTCGCCGTCACACACGGTCTGAAGATCATCACCGTTGCCGACCTGGTTCGTTATCGAATTCAAAAAGAAGTGCTTGTGCGACGCGCCGTCGAAACTGATCTGCCGACGGTTTACGGAAAATTTCGGGCCATCGCTTTCGAGAACACAATCAACGGCGACGTGCATCTGGCGATGGTGATGGGCGACGTGCGCACCGACGATCCGGTGATGGTGCGCGTGCACACTGAAAACGTAACCTGCGACATGTTCGGCTCGACGATAGACGACACCGGTTACCAGCTGCGTCGCGCGTTGGAAAAAATTGCGGAAGCGGGCCAGGGTGTCGTGCTTTACCTGCGGCAAAGCGAGCACGGCCTCGATCTGATTCACCAGTTGCGCACCTATGCGCTGATGCAGGAGCGCGGCGCCAGCAAACGTGAAGCGAGCGCTGAAACGGGCTACGGCCTTAATCGCGATTACGGCATCGGCGCGCAGATTCTGCATGAACTCGGTCTGCGGAGGATTCTTCTCCTGACAAATCACCCCCCGAAGATTTCCGCGATCGAAGGTTTTGAATTGGAAGTGGTCGGTAACGTGCCGCTCGGCTCTCCCGCGACAAATGAGTCGGCGCTGAGTTCAATTGCGGATTTGGTGGCGAAGAGCACAGACTAA